The Blastopirellula marina genomic sequence GCACACGATTGAAGAACCACAGCGGCCTTCTTGTAGGCGATCTTTTCGGCGGCGTCTTCTACCTTCTCGTTGTTCGCGATAATGAACTGAGCTTCGTCATTGACGAACGTTTCCATCTTCTCGACGTCATCGTTCATGTCTTCGTTGAACACCATGTCGATTTTCAAAGCGTACAGATTGATCGCGGTGATGTTGCCAGGATTCTCGCTTACGTCCGACTTGATGTCTTCAAGGGTGCGTCCCTTGGCGGTCAGTCGCGTCTCGAATGCTTCCAGCGAACGCTCGATCGTGTCGAGAAGTTGGATGGCCTCTTGGTTGTCGCCTGCCTGAACCCCAACCAGGCTTTCGCGCATGCCTTCGATGTGTTTGCGGACGATCTCACCGGGGCCGGACATCTCTTTCATCAACGCCTCGAAGTTGGCATTGGTGAAGTCGACCAGCGGCTCGATATCGGAGGGGTCGGCGACGAAGGCTTTCAGCTCATCTTTTGCGAGTACTTCCCCTGGCGCGGCAGCGGGTTCGGCGGCAGCAGCCGGAGCATCTGCAGCACGGCCACAAGCCATGAACGTAAACAAGGACAGGCATACACAGGCAGAAAGAACGATTCGTTGGATCGACATACAGGGTTCCAAGCATCAGAGAGATTTTGGCGTGCGATAGATTGGGGGGGTACAGACCCAGCTGCCAATCATCGGTCCCATATCGCGTGGGGTGAACCAAGGGACTCTTTATTATGGCCCGTCGGTGGGTAGAAGAAAGATGTCTACCCACGAATTTCATATGAAATCGCGCAGCACCACCCTGAGGTGCTACGCTCGCTGGCTGAGTTAGTCGGCCATTTTCTTCAAGGCTTCATCGATCAGAGCCTGGATATCGAGATGTCCGGAGTCGATGCTGTCCATGATCGAGTCGACCTGAGTTTCGGCTTCGTATTCTCGAACTTCGGCAATGATGTGGTCGATTTCGACGTCCGAGTAGCTCTGCCCTCGCAGATATTCACGAAGTTCCGGGTATTTGTCGTTATCGGTCATCAAGTTCCCCCGTCGTCGCCCCTACTCGTCTGCATTGGAATTGGCAGACCACGTTGTTTGAAAAATGTCGATTTCGCTACGGCCACGTGGTAAGTTAAGAGCAATCACTCCTCCTTTCCACTCCCCAATCTTACCCCACAATTCACGATGATCGAAAATTCTATTCCAGCAGTTCGCGTTTGCTGGACTCTTTTTCTCGCACTCTTTATCCTTCCGCTCGCCGCTTCGGCGGACGAATCAGGCTGGAAGCCCTTTCTGCAGGGCGATTCTAACGACTGGCCGGCCTGGCGCGGGGCGGAAGGGATTGGTTTTAGCCCTGACGCCAAGGTCCCCACCAAGTGGAGCGACCAGGAGAACCTGGCCTGGAAGACTTCGCTCGACGGTTGGGGGGATTCCACGCCAGCGATCGTGGGTGATCACGTCTTTGTCACGCTCCAGAATGAAGCCAACGAACTACGTTTGTTGCGGCTCGATGCGAAGACAGGCCAGATTGAACTGAACATCCTGGTCGATCAGGCCGAGACGCCGCGCGAAGCTCCGAAGCGGAAGTTGCAGAAATTTCATAACTTGCACAACATGGCCAGCCCATCGCCGGTAGTCAGTGGCGACCAGGTGGTGGTGCATTTCGGCAATGGATTGCTGGCGACGTACAACCTCGACGGCGAAGAGCTGTGGCGGCATAACCTGCAGCAAGAGTACGGCACGTATTCGATCTGGTGGGGACATGCCAACAGCCCGGTGGTTTACAACGGCCTGGTGATCTCGGTCTGCATGCAGGACTCACTTTCCGATCTGCAAAAAGAGCCGGTCAAAAGCTACCTGATCGCCCACGACCTGAAAACAGGCGAAAAGAAGTGGATGACTCTCCGTATGACCGGTGCCCCATCGGAAGAAGCAGACGCCTACACCACGCCGCTGCTACTGACCAAAGATGGCCAAGTACAACTGGTGGTAATGGGGGGCAACACTCTTGATGCGTACGACCCCATGACCGGCAAACAGTTATGGTTCTTACCTGGGCTGGTTGGTGGACGCACGGTCACCGGACCGATTGCCGCCGAAGGTAAGATCTTTACCACGCGAGGCATGCGGAAGCCCTTGCTGGCTATTTCTCTGGATGGCAACCAGGGAGAGCTTTCCGAAGACGCGATTGTGTGGGCGGTCGATAAGTCGACGCCCGATACCCCTTCGCCCGTGTATGCTAACGGAATGCTCTTCACGGTAACCGACGATGGAATCGCTCATTGCTACCGCTCGAGCGATGGGGAGTTGCTGTGGCGCGAACGTCTGGGAGGCAACTTCAAGGCTTCGCCGATCGTTGCCGGCGGGAACATTTACTTCCTGAACATCGACGGCAACTGCAAGGTACTCGCCGCCAAGGACACGTTCGAGCTGGTCAGCGAAAACCAAGTCAAAGACACGACAATCGCTTCCCCAGCGGTCGCCGGCGGCAAACTCTTTTTGCGTGGCAAGGGGCATCTGTACTGCATCGGGAAATAGACGCCGGACCTTGGTTCGCTACTGCATTCGCAGGATGGCTACACCTACTTAGGTGATAGCCATCTTTCGTGGTGGGAGGTGCTAATCTCGTTGAAGGTAGCGATCGACTAAAAAGTCGTAGCCACCCTACGTTGGTTTTGCGAAGTAAGTGTCAGAGGAGGCGTTACTTCTTCTCGGCTCGTTTGATCTGAACTTGAATCGTGCCCAGGTTATCACCCAACTGGTCGGGGCTTTCGTTCACTTTCAGAAACAGCACGCAAGGACCTTCCGGATAGAGGAAGGTCCCCAGGCCGACTTCGTTCGACTTAACCAGGGGCGTAATCGCTCCCCCTTGCCACGGTTCAGCCCTGAGGGCACCGACGAGCTGGCCGAGCGGATTTCCTTTGTAGTAATGGATGGTCACGCCGTTGGGCTCGCACATCCACGGCTTACCGTCGTTGCGAATGACGTACTCGCCGCTGGCGGCAACCTCAAAGCTACTGGAAGCATCGAGCAGGATGCCGGTCGATTGCCAGCCGCGATCGGCGCTGATCTCGGCCGTCATTACATCGCCGGTGAAAGGAACCGAATCACGATAGACGACTTCGTTCCGCTGCCAGTCGTAGCCATACTCGGCATTGGTGACAAACAACTCCCAAGACTCTGCCAGCTGCGGCATGACGTCGCCCAGTTCACTTAGCAGCCGTTCGCTGAAGCCTCCGGTCAGACGAGCCTGGGTGACCATCTCGCGAAATGCTTCCTGCGACAGGCTGTGATTGTCGAGGAAAGCACACGCTCCCCAGCACCACGCGTAGGGACGGTTCTGCAGAAACGACTGCTGCGGCGTGCCCATGATCCGCGTCAGCGAGAGCGCACTTCCGCCGGCGACTTCGTCTTGAATGATCTTGATGCGGCCCCACATGGGTGTCTCATCTTTCGATGCCGGCATCACGCGGGTTTTAAGCTGGCCATTTTCCCAGCGGTGAGTCCCGAAGTGCTCGGCCATCCCTTCCATATACCACGGAGGCCCTGCCCCACCCAGCAGGATCATCATGAACGCATGGGTTCCTTCATGAATGAGCAGATGACGCCGGTAGTAATCGCTGGGCTGATCGTTGAGCCAGACGGCGTCTCCCTGGTAATAGCCGTGCAGAAACTCCGGTAGCGAGTCGGGGAACAAACCGGCCTTCTGGAACTTTTGTCTGTTGGACATCAGCACCGCTTTGACCTTCCAGTCGTCGTTGGCGACCGGGTCGACGCGGAAGTATTCGCACCACTGGGGATAAGCAGCGTCGAACACCGTCGTCAGTTCTTCAATTTCGGGCGATGACGGCAGGTCGGTATAGATCGTGACGTGTTTTCCCTCGATAGCACGAATGCCGTTGGCCTCGAGTTTAGCCGGGTCGACCTCGAACTGCACTTCCGGTTCGATGCGACCCACCTTCAGACGCTCGCGCAGCCCTTCGCCACTAAAGAAGCTCTCTCCCAGGGCATCGGCCCCGTCGGACGACGGCTTGCTGAAGGTCGCGCCTCCGGCACGCATCTTGGGAGGTTCTTTTTTCGGCTCCGGTGGCTTGGCCGCTGCTGTCTGGGAGGTTGAAGTTTGCGCAGCAGGTGTCGGGGGTGCAGGCTTAGCCGCCGGTTCCGAGGAACCGCAGCCTGGCAGGAGGAGTGCACCAACGATTGTGAGAATCAGGAATCGGACCATGGGCCGCCTTTGTCCGAAGAGAAGACAAACAAACCAATAGGTGGTATTTTAGACGAAAATTGATTTCACGTCTTTGTTCATGTTCGCCGCCATGCAGGATCATACCTCCCCCGGAAAATCTGGTTTACCCAAAGCGCACGCCGCGTGCGCTTTGATCTGCTTTGCTGGCGCGGTGGCGTCAGGGCTGGATTGGCCTTCCCCGGCACCTCAACATGCCGCCGTGATGATGCCGGCCATGGTGATCTGGGGAATTGCGGTCGTTTATCAGTTCCTTCTTGCCGCTGGCCACCTGCGAACATCGATTTTGGATCATCAGCACCTGTTCAGCACCAGTCATTACGAACGCCAGTCGGACATCGGCTGGATGGTCGCCAACGTGGTGGTGTTGGGAGTGGTCGCTTTGTTTTACGTCCAGCAGTCCGATTCAATCCCAATTCTCACTGGCCAGACGACCACGCTGGTCGCGTTGTTTGTCACCAGTCTCGTTTCGCTGGTCATTTGGGGCATTCGCTGGAAAATTACTCCTCGCAAGCCGAAAGCCGCTGCCTGACATGCGTGCTCCTGCCCTGTGTTTACGTCCCATTTGCTGCGTTGTGTTGCTATCGCTCGGCCTGTCGCTTTCCGCTTGTCGGCCTGCCGCGAAGCAGGAGGTGGTCATTTACACGGCGCTCGATCAGGAGTTTTCCGAGAGTCACTTCGATACCTACCACGAGCAGACCGGCGTGGCGGTGGTCCCTAAGTTCGATACCGAGGCCAACAAGACGGTCGGTCTGACCGAGGCCCTGTTGGCCGAGAAAGACCGGCCACGCTGCGATGTCTTCTGGAACAACGAGATCCTGAACACTCTGCGGCTGCAAAAGGCTGGCCTGCTCGCGCCCTATCATCCTAAACATGAGGACGAGTACCCGGCGTCGTTTCGTTCAGCCGATGGCTACTGGCATGGTTTCGCTGCCAGGGCTCGCATTCTGCTGGTGAATACCGATCTGCTGGCCGAAGAAGAGCGGCCCTCTTCGATCTTCGATCTGGCTGACAAGAAGTGGGAGGGCAAAGGAGGCTACGCCAAGCCGCTGTTTGGAACGACGGCAACGCACGCGGCCGTACTGTTTGCTCAACTGGGGAATGAACGCGCCAAAGAGTTCTTCACCAAGCTGCAAACCAGCGCCAAAATGCTTCCTGGCAATAAGCAGGTCGCCCAGGCCGTTTCATCGGGCGAGATTGCGTTCGGGCTGACCGACACGGACGATGCCATCGTCGAGATTCAATCGGGACGGCCGGTCGCCATCGTCTATCCCGACCAAGGGGAAGGTCAACTCGGAACGCTCTTCATTCCCAACACACTGGCGATCATTAAGGGGGGGCCCAACCCCGAGGCCGCCAGGCAACTGGTCGACTATCTGCTTTCCGCAGAAGTTGAGAGCACGCTAGCACGCGGCCCGAGTGCCCAGATTCCGCTCAACACCACGCTTGATATTCCGCTGCAGGTCGAATCCCCCCAGACGATCAAGCCGATGGAGGTCGACTGGGAAGCCGCTGTCGACCAGTGGGACACGGCGGCTGAGTTTCTGCGTGAGAAGATTCTCACTAATTAGAGAGCCCGGCGGTGACGACGTCGGGGGGTCTTCTTTGGGGGCTCTTTCTTTTCTTCCTCGCCAGATGCAGCGCCATCGGTATCGCGGGCATGCGTCGGGGTGGTTTCGACCGACGTTTTGACATACGGATCGAAACCTTCGATCTCGTCGCGAATGAGCAACTTGTCGATTCGCATTTCGATTCGGGTCAGCTGGTTGCCTTCTTCCGGCGTGACGAAGGTGTACGCGACCCCTTCCTTGCCCATGCGGCCCGTGCGCCCCACGCGGTGGACGTAGTCGTCGGAGTATTCCGGCACGTCGTAGTTCACAATCAACGTCACGTCCGAGATATCGATCCCGCGCCCCACCACGTCGGTGGCGATCAAAATGCGATACTTGTTCGCTTTGAAGTCGGTGATCGTGCGGTTGCGGGCCCCTTGCTGCATGTCGCCGTGGATACAGCGGACTAGCTTGGTCTTCTTTTGCAGACGCTGGAACAACTTTTCAGTCCCTCGCTTGGTGCGGCAGAAGACGATGCACTTGGTAGGCTGTTCGCGGCGTAGCAGGCGGACCAACAGTTCCATCTTCTTTGGTCCGTCGACCGTGAAGTAGTGCTGCTCGATCGTATCGGCCGAGATGTTCTTGGGGGAGAAGTCGACCTTCACCGGCTCGTGCATGTACCGATTG encodes the following:
- a CDS encoding TlpA family protein disulfide reductase codes for the protein MSIQRIVLSACVCLSLFTFMACGRAADAPAAAAEPAAAPGEVLAKDELKAFVADPSDIEPLVDFTNANFEALMKEMSGPGEIVRKHIEGMRESLVGVQAGDNQEAIQLLDTIERSLEAFETRLTAKGRTLEDIKSDVSENPGNITAINLYALKIDMVFNEDMNDDVEKMETFVNDEAQFIIANNEKVEDAAEKIAYKKAAVVLQSCADDIQRFKAYAKLIGQPMTPIDTQSWVNGHGYTSEELKGKVVLLDFWAVWCGPCVAGFPHLVEWQDKYGKDGLQVIGVTRYFNFNWPAGAEGPQQVEDKPVPEAEEVAMLDKFTAEHNLKHPTALMAEPDADAFYDAYAVSVIPHMVLIGRDGKIRKVIGGIGDAQIKMLEEEMQKALAEPAPN
- a CDS encoding PQQ-binding-like beta-propeller repeat protein, whose product is MIENSIPAVRVCWTLFLALFILPLAASADESGWKPFLQGDSNDWPAWRGAEGIGFSPDAKVPTKWSDQENLAWKTSLDGWGDSTPAIVGDHVFVTLQNEANELRLLRLDAKTGQIELNILVDQAETPREAPKRKLQKFHNLHNMASPSPVVSGDQVVVHFGNGLLATYNLDGEELWRHNLQQEYGTYSIWWGHANSPVVYNGLVISVCMQDSLSDLQKEPVKSYLIAHDLKTGEKKWMTLRMTGAPSEEADAYTTPLLLTKDGQVQLVVMGGNTLDAYDPMTGKQLWFLPGLVGGRTVTGPIAAEGKIFTTRGMRKPLLAISLDGNQGELSEDAIVWAVDKSTPDTPSPVYANGMLFTVTDDGIAHCYRSSDGELLWRERLGGNFKASPIVAGGNIYFLNIDGNCKVLAAKDTFELVSENQVKDTTIASPAVAGGKLFLRGKGHLYCIGK
- a CDS encoding extracellular solute-binding protein; the encoded protein is MRAPALCLRPICCVVLLSLGLSLSACRPAAKQEVVIYTALDQEFSESHFDTYHEQTGVAVVPKFDTEANKTVGLTEALLAEKDRPRCDVFWNNEILNTLRLQKAGLLAPYHPKHEDEYPASFRSADGYWHGFAARARILLVNTDLLAEEERPSSIFDLADKKWEGKGGYAKPLFGTTATHAAVLFAQLGNERAKEFFTKLQTSAKMLPGNKQVAQAVSSGEIAFGLTDTDDAIVEIQSGRPVAIVYPDQGEGQLGTLFIPNTLAIIKGGPNPEAARQLVDYLLSAEVESTLARGPSAQIPLNTTLDIPLQVESPQTIKPMEVDWEAAVDQWDTAAEFLREKILTN
- a CDS encoding DEAD/DEAH box helicase; the encoded protein is MSTSEDSPEKRFTDLDLSEKMLAALKEARYEVPSPIQAGVIPLALEGKDILGQARTGTGKTAAFSIPIIETLPSGKGPHALILVPTRELAVQVRDEIVKLSKGMNIQTVAIYGGKPIKGQMDKLKRNPDIVVGTPGRVIDHMTRKSLSLDYLSIVVLDEADRMLDIGFRPDIEKILRRCPEDRQTMLLSATVPPPIERLANRYMHEPVKVDFSPKNISADTIEQHYFTVDGPKKMELLVRLLRREQPTKCIVFCRTKRGTEKLFQRLQKKTKLVRCIHGDMQQGARNRTITDFKANKYRILIATDVVGRGIDISDVTLIVNYDVPEYSDDYVHRVGRTGRMGKEGVAYTFVTPEEGNQLTRIEMRIDKLLIRDEIEGFDPYVKTSVETTPTHARDTDGAASGEEEKKEPPKKTPRRRHRRAL